The Hymenobacter chitinivorans DSM 11115 genome contains a region encoding:
- the dapB gene encoding 4-hydroxy-tetrahydrodipicolinate reductase — protein sequence MKLLLIGYGKMGQAIEAQAVARGHQIAGIVDPTHPEARITDFDSSTVDAAIEFTHPDAAFANVMSCLQQGIPVVCGSTGWLHHFAEAQALCQQQNGALFYASNYSVGVNLFFHFNEYVAAKMHQFGGYDVQVREIHHTQKVDQPSGTALTAAEGILRNFPEKKTWRNEATQNPSELAIISEREGQVVGTHIVTYTSGVDQIELSHEAYSREGFVLGALLAAEWLPGHQGVFGMKDLLGL from the coding sequence ATGAAGCTGCTCCTGATTGGCTACGGCAAAATGGGCCAGGCCATCGAAGCCCAAGCGGTGGCCCGCGGCCACCAGATTGCTGGTATCGTCGACCCCACCCACCCCGAAGCGCGCATCACCGACTTCGACTCCTCGACCGTGGATGCGGCCATCGAGTTTACCCACCCCGACGCGGCTTTTGCCAACGTGATGAGCTGCCTGCAGCAGGGCATTCCGGTGGTGTGCGGCTCCACGGGCTGGCTCCACCACTTCGCCGAGGCCCAGGCTTTGTGCCAGCAGCAGAATGGGGCCCTGTTTTACGCTTCCAACTACAGCGTGGGCGTCAACCTGTTTTTCCACTTCAACGAGTACGTCGCGGCTAAAATGCACCAGTTTGGCGGCTACGACGTGCAGGTTCGCGAAATTCACCATACCCAGAAAGTGGACCAGCCCAGCGGTACGGCCCTAACGGCGGCCGAAGGTATTCTGCGCAATTTTCCCGAGAAGAAAACCTGGCGCAACGAAGCCACCCAGAACCCGAGCGAGCTGGCCATTATTTCGGAGCGCGAAGGCCAGGTAGTGGGTACCCACATTGTGACCTATACCTCCGGCGTCGACCAAATTGAGCTGTCCCACGAGGCGTACTCCCGCGAAGGGTTTGTGCTGGGCGCCCTACTGGCCGCCGAGTGGCTGCCGGGTCACCAGGGCGTATTTGGAATGAAAGATTTGCTGGGATTGTAG
- a CDS encoding DUF5683 domain-containing protein, with amino-acid sequence MTGNRSQLTAGATLLATLLAAAAPARAQVVTAGPDSAVVSTPPVTDASRRTAKLFGIAMTEPSKAGLLAVMLPGAGQIYNRKFWKLPLVYGAIGGTLYGEFFYQSRYKEYLTALDDFANKRKPSGPNAAQIRDSSYAVRGLRVYRTQRDVFIAYSALAYSLTVLDAVVDAHLKDFDISDDLGLQWQPTLIWMPTAAVTPGLSLTLTLNNTRSRRPLK; translated from the coding sequence ATGACCGGCAATCGGAGCCAACTCACCGCGGGAGCTACGCTGCTCGCCACCCTGTTGGCCGCCGCGGCTCCCGCCCGGGCCCAGGTCGTGACGGCCGGCCCCGACTCGGCCGTGGTCAGCACGCCGCCCGTCACGGATGCGTCCCGGCGCACGGCCAAGCTCTTTGGCATCGCCATGACCGAGCCCTCCAAGGCGGGCCTGTTGGCGGTTATGCTGCCCGGCGCGGGTCAGATTTACAACCGCAAGTTCTGGAAGCTGCCCCTGGTGTATGGCGCCATCGGGGGCACGCTCTACGGCGAATTTTTCTACCAGAGCCGCTACAAGGAATACCTCACGGCCCTGGACGACTTCGCCAACAAGCGCAAGCCCTCCGGCCCGAATGCGGCCCAGATTCGGGACAGCTCCTACGCCGTGCGCGGCCTGCGGGTGTACCGCACCCAGCGCGACGTATTCATTGCCTACTCGGCTCTGGCCTACTCCCTGACCGTGCTCGACGCCGTCGTCGATGCCCACCTCAAGGACTTCGACATCAGCGACGACCTGGGCCTGCAGTGGCAGCCCACCCTGATCTGGATGCCCACGGCGGCCGTCACGCCGGGCCTCTCCCTTACCCTTACCTTGAATAATACGCGCTCCAGGCGCCCCCTGAAATGA
- a CDS encoding ParB/RepB/Spo0J family partition protein, which yields MSEKNEEKNAPAAVPAAAKRKIGGLGRGLNALIEGSYEKKSERTGLVPHPMNSVGFIPVGQIEANPYQPRTHFDQEALQELAESIKIQGIIQPVTVRQTGTNAYQLISGERRLQASKLAGLDSIPAYIRKADDQQMLEMALIENIQRENLNAIEIALSYQRLVSECNLKQEELGDRVGKNRSTVTNYLRLLKLPPDIQIGLRDTVISMGHARALINIDDAEQQLALFHRIVAEELSVRKVEQLVRAGLAAPKKADAPNAQSVQETQVHIPVAELRRTERFLSDRFGSKVLVKPGPQGNGEIKIAFDSVEDMQRILHILQPA from the coding sequence ATGTCAGAGAAGAACGAAGAGAAAAACGCTCCGGCGGCAGTTCCCGCAGCAGCCAAACGCAAAATCGGGGGCCTGGGCCGCGGCCTCAATGCCCTGATTGAAGGAAGCTACGAGAAGAAGAGTGAGCGGACGGGCCTCGTGCCCCACCCCATGAACTCGGTGGGCTTTATTCCCGTCGGGCAGATCGAGGCCAACCCCTACCAGCCCCGCACCCACTTCGACCAGGAGGCCCTGCAGGAACTGGCCGAATCCATCAAGATTCAGGGCATCATCCAGCCCGTCACGGTTCGCCAGACCGGCACCAACGCCTACCAGCTCATCTCCGGGGAGCGGCGTTTGCAGGCCTCCAAGCTGGCCGGCCTCGACTCGATTCCCGCTTACATTCGCAAGGCCGATGACCAGCAGATGCTGGAAATGGCCCTGATTGAGAACATTCAGCGCGAAAACCTCAACGCCATTGAAATTGCCCTCAGCTACCAGCGCCTGGTCAGCGAGTGCAACCTCAAGCAGGAAGAGCTCGGCGACCGGGTCGGCAAAAACCGCTCGACCGTCACCAACTACCTGCGCCTGCTCAAGCTGCCGCCCGATATCCAGATTGGCCTGCGCGACACGGTTATCAGCATGGGCCACGCCCGGGCCCTGATCAACATCGACGACGCCGAGCAGCAGCTGGCCCTGTTTCACCGCATCGTGGCCGAGGAACTCTCGGTACGCAAGGTGGAGCAGCTGGTGCGCGCCGGCCTGGCCGCCCCCAAGAAAGCCGACGCCCCCAATGCTCAATCGGTACAGGAAACTCAGGTGCACATTCCCGTGGCCGAGCTGCGCCGCACCGAGCGGTTCCTCTCCGACCGGTTTGGCAGCAAAGTCCTGGTTAAGCCCGGCCCCCAGGGCAATGGGGAAATCAAAATTGCGTTTGACTCGGTAGAAGACATGCAGCGCATTCTGCATATTCTACAACCCGCTTAA
- a CDS encoding family 43 glycosylhydrolase: protein MVLLPKTSSAPLLLGLGLLLGACQSATTSVSTPTATTAETIAEADLPAISIVNPVLPGDFPDPSITKVGDTYWATATSSNWGPAFPLLQSTNLTDWKLVGHVFPGELPAWADYYFWAPEISQEGNKTYIYYTAHKKGGNLAVGIASADRPEGPYTDHGPLVAQPDGSIDAFPMRDENGQLYLIWKEDGNSVQQPTPIWAQRLNEEHTALLGEKKELFRNTAAWEGNLVEGVCMIKRNDYFYAFYAGNGCCGHTCTYGIGVARAKSLLGPWEKYDKNPILTKNEKWACPGHGTIFNRGKRWYMLHHAYDTRSFEFVGRQGVISEFSWTANDWPDFKNGNSIPTKEAPLAPRNFKDEFDQPTLLPSWQWPIEERPTVAVQGGKLLLTARPQHSGAVLGQHTTTADYTATTTLLNPSKLPAGTVAGIAAHGDPENTVALTAGNGKLQLWQLEKGQQKTLSEVKLPAAATALTLRLQAQNGNLFRFSWSSDNGRTWQNLPGVTAPINGTYLPPWDRGVRAGILAKGPASATVAFENFSLVNQPTVARTTDN, encoded by the coding sequence ATGGTTCTACTTCCTAAAACCTCGTCCGCCCCCCTGCTGCTCGGCCTGGGCCTGCTGCTCGGCGCCTGCCAGAGCGCCACCACCAGCGTGAGCACGCCCACCGCTACCACGGCCGAAACTATTGCCGAAGCCGACCTGCCCGCTATTTCCATCGTCAACCCGGTGCTGCCCGGCGACTTTCCCGACCCCTCCATCACCAAGGTCGGTGATACGTACTGGGCCACGGCCACGTCGTCCAACTGGGGCCCGGCCTTTCCATTGCTGCAATCCACGAACCTGACCGACTGGAAGCTGGTGGGCCACGTGTTTCCGGGGGAGCTGCCGGCCTGGGCCGACTACTACTTCTGGGCCCCCGAAATCAGCCAGGAAGGCAACAAGACCTATATCTACTACACGGCCCACAAAAAAGGCGGCAACCTGGCCGTGGGCATTGCCAGCGCCGACCGGCCCGAGGGCCCCTACACCGACCACGGCCCCCTGGTGGCTCAGCCCGACGGCTCCATCGACGCCTTTCCGATGCGGGACGAAAACGGGCAGCTCTACCTGATCTGGAAGGAAGACGGCAACAGCGTGCAGCAGCCCACCCCCATCTGGGCCCAGCGCCTCAACGAGGAACACACCGCCCTGCTAGGCGAGAAAAAGGAGCTGTTTCGTAATACCGCCGCCTGGGAAGGCAACCTGGTGGAAGGCGTGTGCATGATCAAGCGCAACGACTACTTCTACGCCTTTTATGCCGGCAACGGCTGCTGTGGTCATACCTGCACCTACGGCATCGGGGTGGCCCGGGCCAAAAGCCTGCTCGGCCCCTGGGAGAAGTACGACAAGAACCCCATCCTGACCAAAAACGAGAAGTGGGCCTGCCCCGGCCACGGCACCATCTTCAACCGCGGCAAGCGCTGGTACATGCTCCACCACGCCTACGACACGCGCAGCTTTGAATTCGTGGGCCGCCAGGGCGTCATCAGCGAGTTTAGCTGGACCGCCAACGACTGGCCCGATTTCAAGAACGGCAATTCCATTCCCACCAAGGAAGCCCCCCTGGCCCCCCGCAACTTCAAGGACGAATTCGACCAGCCCACCCTGCTGCCGTCCTGGCAGTGGCCCATCGAGGAGCGGCCCACCGTGGCCGTGCAGGGCGGCAAACTCCTGCTCACCGCCCGCCCCCAGCACAGCGGGGCCGTCCTGGGCCAGCACACCACCACCGCCGACTACACCGCTACCACCACCCTGCTCAACCCGTCGAAACTACCGGCCGGCACCGTAGCGGGCATTGCCGCCCACGGCGACCCGGAAAATACCGTAGCCCTGACGGCCGGCAACGGCAAGCTCCAGCTTTGGCAGCTGGAGAAAGGCCAGCAGAAGACGCTGAGCGAAGTAAAGCTGCCCGCTGCCGCCACTGCCCTGACCCTGCGCTTGCAGGCCCAGAACGGCAACCTGTTCCGCTTCTCCTGGAGCTCAGACAACGGCCGCACCTGGCAAAATTTGCCAGGCGTCACGGCCCCCATCAACGGCACCTACCTCCCGCCCTGGGACCGGGGCGTGCGGGCCGGCATCCTGGCCAAAGGCCCCGCATCTGCCACCGTCGCGTTTGAGAATTTTAGCCTCGTAAATCAGCCCACCGTAGCTCGGACTACAGATAACTAA
- a CDS encoding glycoside hydrolase family 43 protein, translating to MFALSRLLPLSLLALTLACQKAAAPAAPAVTPPTTTTFTNPLLTAGPDPWVIRRGDVYYYMHTTGNSLAIRKTAKMSDLGSSVSTVVWTPQLAGVNQRDIWAPELHFFDGKWYIYYSADPMCCDGHRINVLENASADPTTGTWVDKGRLAVPGQDLWAIDGTVLEQNGKRYLLWSGHEVASSQVQRLYIAEMSNPWTLVGPRVELSHPEYSWEQNGSPAVNEGPEVLKHADKTFIIYSASHCSTDDYALGMLTAPATADPLKPASWSKSALPVFVKNPAAHAYGPGHNSFFQSKDGTEDWILYHANPQSGQGCGDNRSPRMQKFSWNADGTPNFGTPVATGTALPKPAGE from the coding sequence ATGTTCGCCCTTTCCCGCCTGCTGCCCCTGAGCCTGCTGGCCCTCACGCTGGCCTGCCAGAAGGCCGCCGCCCCGGCAGCCCCCGCGGTTACGCCCCCCACGACCACGACCTTTACCAATCCGCTGCTGACGGCCGGCCCCGACCCCTGGGTGATTCGCCGGGGCGACGTGTACTACTACATGCACACCACGGGCAACAGCCTGGCCATTCGCAAAACGGCGAAAATGTCGGACCTGGGCTCCTCGGTCAGCACCGTGGTCTGGACCCCGCAGCTGGCCGGCGTTAATCAGCGCGACATCTGGGCCCCGGAGCTGCATTTCTTCGATGGCAAGTGGTACATCTACTACTCCGCCGACCCCATGTGCTGCGACGGGCACCGCATCAACGTGCTGGAAAACGCCAGCGCCGACCCCACCACCGGCACCTGGGTCGACAAAGGCCGCCTTGCCGTGCCCGGCCAGGACTTGTGGGCCATCGACGGCACGGTGCTGGAGCAGAATGGCAAACGCTACCTGCTCTGGTCGGGCCACGAAGTAGCCAGCAGCCAGGTGCAGCGCCTCTACATTGCCGAAATGAGCAACCCCTGGACGCTCGTTGGGCCGCGCGTCGAGCTTTCCCATCCCGAATACAGCTGGGAGCAGAATGGCAGCCCGGCCGTGAATGAAGGCCCCGAAGTGCTCAAGCACGCCGACAAAACCTTTATCATCTACTCGGCCAGCCACTGCAGTACCGACGACTACGCCCTGGGCATGCTCACGGCCCCGGCCACCGCCGACCCGCTGAAGCCCGCTTCCTGGAGTAAATCAGCTCTGCCGGTTTTCGTAAAAAACCCGGCCGCCCATGCGTACGGCCCCGGCCACAACAGCTTTTTCCAAAGCAAGGACGGCACCGAGGACTGGATTCTCTACCACGCCAACCCGCAATCCGGCCAGGGCTGCGGCGACAACCGGAGCCCGCGCATGCAGAAGTTTTCCTGGAATGCCGACGGCACGCCTAATTTCGGCACGCCCGTCGCCACGGGTACGGCCCTGCCCAAACCGGCCGGCGAATAA
- a CDS encoding RagB/SusD family nutrient uptake outer membrane protein, translated as MKASFLTRLGLASALLLSATACEKNILDQVNPNLPTTEVFFKTGDDAVKAANACYAGLQGLGMYRRWLNFAFDLRDDTGFSQSPWGELADFTHFIQTNYDFEVSNNIWRDHYRTIYRCNQVLDKVPGIQGMDATLQKRVLAEARFLRALCYFNLVSLYGNVPLVLATATDLNTVPPQGNETQIWNQVISDLQAAQADLPTSYTGNDVGRATKGAAQTLLGKAYMQNKRWADAQAQFAQVISSGKYQLVPNYSDNFRHTTENNAESIFEVQFTDEKKGGNDAGGGPDATSSQGGQRSQFWGVPGYGFNDGEVRPWVVREFLQEPTTTGQRDPRLAATVFYNRKDQTQFPTALASDADTLVYGVGFLTRYGKDTRNRSRVYWRKYQTDYYRDFEDFDSPINQRVMRYADVLLLQAEAINEQGNPGAAIPLVNQVRQRAGLAPLATTLTKEALRTQLMHERVTELTGEGVRWFDLQRWGLLTDATNVNLLKARDPDFNNFIVGKSRLLPLLQTEVDLNRLQQNPQW; from the coding sequence ATGAAAGCTTCCTTTTTAACCCGGCTGGGCCTGGCTAGTGCCTTGCTGCTGAGTGCTACGGCCTGCGAGAAGAATATTCTTGACCAAGTGAACCCCAACCTACCTACCACGGAGGTGTTTTTCAAGACCGGCGACGATGCGGTGAAGGCCGCCAACGCCTGCTACGCCGGCCTGCAAGGCCTGGGCATGTACCGGCGCTGGCTCAACTTTGCCTTCGACTTGCGCGACGACACCGGCTTCAGCCAAAGCCCCTGGGGCGAGCTGGCCGACTTCACGCACTTCATCCAGACGAACTACGACTTTGAAGTGTCGAACAATATCTGGCGCGACCATTACCGCACCATTTACCGCTGCAATCAGGTCCTCGACAAAGTGCCCGGCATTCAGGGCATGGACGCCACCCTGCAAAAGCGGGTGCTGGCCGAAGCCCGCTTTCTGCGCGCCCTGTGCTACTTCAACCTAGTGTCGCTCTACGGCAACGTGCCGCTGGTGCTGGCCACCGCCACCGACCTGAACACCGTGCCCCCGCAAGGCAACGAGACCCAGATATGGAACCAGGTTATCAGCGACCTGCAGGCCGCCCAGGCCGACTTGCCGACTTCCTACACCGGCAACGACGTGGGCCGGGCTACCAAGGGCGCGGCCCAGACCCTGCTGGGCAAGGCCTACATGCAAAACAAGCGCTGGGCCGATGCCCAGGCCCAGTTCGCGCAGGTTATCAGCTCGGGCAAATACCAGCTGGTGCCCAACTACTCCGACAACTTCCGCCACACCACGGAAAACAATGCGGAGTCCATCTTCGAAGTACAGTTTACGGACGAGAAGAAGGGCGGCAACGACGCCGGTGGCGGACCCGATGCTACTTCCTCCCAAGGCGGGCAACGCTCCCAGTTCTGGGGCGTGCCCGGCTATGGCTTCAACGACGGCGAGGTGCGGCCCTGGGTGGTGCGCGAGTTTTTGCAGGAACCCACCACGACCGGGCAGCGCGACCCGCGCCTGGCCGCTACCGTGTTCTACAACCGCAAGGACCAAACCCAGTTCCCCACGGCCCTGGCTTCTGATGCCGATACGCTGGTCTACGGCGTGGGCTTCCTGACCCGCTACGGCAAAGACACTCGCAACCGCTCCCGCGTGTACTGGCGCAAGTACCAGACTGACTACTACCGCGACTTCGAGGACTTCGACTCGCCCATCAACCAGCGGGTGATGCGCTACGCCGACGTGCTGCTGCTCCAGGCCGAGGCCATCAACGAGCAAGGCAACCCCGGGGCGGCCATTCCGCTGGTCAACCAGGTGCGGCAGCGGGCCGGACTGGCCCCCTTAGCCACCACGCTGACCAAGGAAGCGCTGCGCACCCAGCTGATGCACGAACGGGTAACTGAGCTCACGGGGGAAGGAGTCCGCTGGTTTGACCTGCAGCGCTGGGGCCTGCTCACGGATGCTACCAACGTGAACCTGCTCAAGGCCCGCGACCCGGACTTCAACAACTTCATCGTGGGCAAGTCGCGCCTGCTGCCCTTGCTGCAAACCGAAGTTGACCTGAACCGCCTCCAGCAGAACCCGCAGTGGTAG
- a CDS encoding SusC/RagA family TonB-linked outer membrane protein — protein MKDSLLSLRRLTVPAATLCGLLLLPAVSADAAAFALPPTGAAPTSQPIATPVTGRVLDEKGQPMPGVTVLEKGTTNGVTTDPDGRYSLTVGDNATLTFSFVGYLSQDVPVSGRSEVNVALAVDAKQLSEVVVVGYLTQNRQDVTGSVASVSAQEVRRAPVASVGEAIQGRLPGVQVTNSGQPGQAPNINIRGLGTIASGSGPLYVIDGLWVQGQGGQRDFNPADVESVQVLKDAAALAPYGASGANGVIIITTKKGKAGTTAINFSATGGVQNLVKRLDLMNASQWAAVNNQAYDNAGLPRQPYAANLPAGIDTDWQEEFFKQGSIQDYNLGFSGGGPNSTFNVSGGYFNQKGTVQGPEFERYSFRVNTGFNRGRFRFGENAMLSRTNQIRLNVIPFYGSPFYNVVQMLPVNPVYDPTVPGGYGIGNANASTFGLNPIASQNLLNDTGTSNRLQGNVYGEVSIFDFLRYRLNLATEFHAFHDQQKRQYGIWRQNDITQLSNFGENQGTELFGMAEHTLTFDKSFGNHNLTLVGGYSQQRFQQDFTRGVNFGYGTGPTYYWALDAGSQTPQAIGSSYVWAKQSFFGQATYDYDQRYLLTAAFRRDGSSRFEPGKRWGNFGAASVGWRVSKEAFFEGITAVSDLKLRASYGRLGNDLLVGAYGGSYLSQGFINTNANYALNGSVQNGNGAIQTAYASTGIRWEDRRTTNVGFDAGFVSNRLTLSADYYVSQTYNALINPTLPLTFGNAGPNPFRNLGKLENKGVEFQLGYTDDRNPLRYGATANLTTIKNTVLDLGRAGGEGSGAANFFNGGPRDITRTEVGYEVGSFYLYQFDGIYQTGDAKIPAGLAPGDVRYKDIDNNGIINDKDRAHVGRVFPKLQYGLNLNLGYGGFDLTAFLQGVQGNDVMNLSKFLTDNTADNSNYRADFSPWTPANPSSTTPRAIKSGGPKNGDAAGNNARFNTTRWLEDGSYLRLKNLQLGYTVPKTLLESTKYVTSLRVVATAQNLFTVTDYTGYDPETVGSGGFNTLGNNLARGVDEGSYPNLRSFTLGIQAGF, from the coding sequence ATGAAGGACTCCTTACTCAGCTTACGCAGGCTGACTGTACCCGCCGCTACGCTTTGCGGTTTGCTCCTGCTTCCGGCAGTATCCGCCGACGCGGCTGCCTTCGCCCTGCCCCCCACCGGCGCAGCCCCGACCTCCCAGCCGATTGCTACCCCCGTGACTGGGCGCGTGCTTGATGAGAAAGGACAGCCCATGCCCGGGGTGACGGTACTTGAAAAAGGCACCACCAACGGCGTCACCACCGACCCGGATGGCCGCTACTCGCTCACCGTGGGCGACAATGCCACTCTAACATTTTCCTTTGTCGGCTACCTGAGCCAGGATGTGCCCGTCAGTGGGCGCAGTGAGGTGAATGTGGCTTTGGCCGTGGATGCCAAGCAACTCAGCGAAGTCGTAGTGGTGGGGTATCTGACCCAGAACCGCCAGGACGTAACCGGCTCGGTGGCCAGCGTCAGCGCCCAGGAAGTGCGCCGGGCCCCGGTAGCCTCCGTTGGCGAAGCCATTCAGGGCCGGCTGCCGGGCGTGCAGGTAACCAACTCCGGGCAGCCCGGGCAGGCTCCCAACATCAACATTCGCGGTTTGGGCACCATTGCCAGCGGCAGCGGGCCACTCTACGTTATCGACGGGCTGTGGGTGCAGGGCCAGGGTGGCCAGCGCGACTTCAACCCGGCCGACGTCGAATCGGTGCAGGTGCTCAAAGATGCCGCCGCCCTGGCGCCCTACGGAGCCTCGGGCGCCAACGGCGTCATCATCATTACGACCAAGAAAGGCAAGGCGGGTACGACGGCCATCAATTTCAGCGCCACCGGCGGGGTCCAGAACCTGGTCAAACGCCTCGACCTGATGAATGCCTCGCAGTGGGCGGCCGTCAACAACCAGGCGTATGACAATGCCGGGCTGCCCCGCCAGCCCTACGCGGCCAATCTGCCGGCCGGCATCGACACCGACTGGCAGGAGGAATTCTTCAAGCAAGGCTCGATTCAGGATTACAACCTGGGCTTTTCCGGTGGCGGGCCCAACTCGACCTTCAACGTATCGGGGGGCTACTTCAACCAGAAGGGCACCGTGCAAGGGCCCGAGTTTGAGCGCTACAGCTTCCGCGTCAACACCGGCTTTAACCGGGGCCGGTTCCGCTTCGGCGAAAACGCCATGCTTTCCCGCACTAACCAGATCCGCCTGAACGTTATTCCCTTCTATGGCTCGCCCTTTTATAACGTAGTGCAGATGCTGCCGGTAAACCCCGTGTACGACCCCACGGTACCGGGCGGCTACGGCATCGGCAACGCCAATGCCAGCACCTTCGGCCTCAACCCCATTGCCTCCCAAAACCTGCTTAACGACACCGGCACCTCCAACCGCCTGCAGGGCAACGTGTACGGGGAGGTATCCATCTTCGACTTCCTGCGCTACCGCCTCAACCTGGCCACCGAGTTTCACGCCTTCCACGACCAGCAGAAGCGCCAGTACGGCATCTGGCGGCAAAACGACATCACCCAGCTGTCGAATTTTGGCGAAAACCAGGGCACCGAGCTTTTCGGCATGGCCGAGCACACCCTGACCTTCGACAAGAGCTTCGGTAACCACAACCTGACCTTGGTGGGCGGCTACAGCCAGCAGCGCTTCCAGCAGGACTTTACCCGCGGCGTCAACTTTGGCTACGGTACTGGCCCCACCTACTACTGGGCCCTGGACGCGGGCAGTCAGACTCCGCAGGCCATCGGCTCGTCGTATGTATGGGCCAAGCAGTCGTTTTTTGGCCAGGCCACCTACGATTACGACCAGCGCTACCTGCTGACGGCCGCCTTCCGCCGCGACGGTTCGTCGCGCTTTGAGCCGGGCAAGCGCTGGGGCAACTTCGGGGCGGCTTCGGTAGGCTGGCGCGTGTCGAAGGAAGCCTTCTTTGAGGGCATCACCGCCGTTTCCGACCTCAAGCTGCGGGCCTCGTACGGCCGCCTGGGCAACGATTTGCTGGTTGGCGCTTACGGGGGTTCCTACCTGTCGCAGGGCTTTATTAACACCAACGCTAACTACGCGCTTAATGGCAGCGTGCAGAACGGCAACGGCGCCATCCAGACGGCCTACGCCAGCACCGGTATCCGGTGGGAAGACCGCCGCACCACCAACGTGGGCTTTGATGCGGGCTTCGTATCGAACCGCCTGACGCTGTCGGCGGACTACTACGTGTCGCAGACCTACAATGCGCTGATTAACCCCACCTTGCCCCTGACCTTTGGCAACGCCGGGCCGAACCCCTTCCGCAACCTGGGCAAGCTCGAAAACAAGGGCGTTGAGTTTCAGCTGGGCTACACCGACGACCGTAACCCGCTGCGCTACGGCGCCACGGCCAACCTGACGACCATTAAGAACACGGTGCTCGACCTGGGCCGGGCCGGCGGCGAAGGCAGCGGGGCCGCCAACTTCTTCAATGGCGGCCCGCGCGACATCACCCGTACCGAAGTGGGCTACGAAGTGGGCTCCTTCTACCTCTACCAGTTCGACGGCATTTACCAGACCGGCGACGCTAAAATCCCGGCTGGCCTGGCCCCCGGCGACGTGCGCTACAAGGATATCGACAACAACGGCATCATCAACGACAAGGACCGGGCCCACGTGGGCCGGGTGTTTCCCAAGCTGCAGTACGGCCTGAACCTGAACCTGGGCTACGGCGGCTTCGACCTGACGGCCTTCCTGCAGGGCGTGCAGGGCAACGACGTGATGAACCTGTCGAAATTCCTGACCGACAACACGGCCGACAACAGCAACTACCGCGCGGACTTCAGCCCCTGGACGCCCGCCAACCCCTCGTCCACCACACCCCGGGCCATCAAATCGGGTGGGCCGAAGAACGGCGATGCCGCCGGCAACAACGCCCGGTTTAACACCACGCGCTGGCTGGAAGACGGTTCGTACCTGCGCCTGAAAAACCTGCAGCTGGGCTACACCGTGCCCAAGACGCTGCTGGAAAGCACCAAGTACGTGACTTCGCTGCGGGTGGTGGCCACGGCCCAAAACCTGTTTACGGTGACCGACTACACCGGCTACGACCCTGAAACCGTGGGCAGCGGTGGCTTCAACACCCTGGGCAACAACCTGGCCCGCGGCGTGGACGAAGGCTCCTACCCCAACCTGCGCTCCTTCACGCTGGGCATTCAGGCCGGCTTCTAG